The sequence attgagttgtcttaatctcagccgttggtttgaattaatcttggccgttggttttccaacagagtagtataaaaaggggtcatgggtcatttcgAAAATAAGAAGTCGTGAGAAGaacttgcagtgatagcaaatagtcttgcagtgttagcaagaggcacagtgatagcgttgatatagcagtggaggatatcagcaggagatattaggagtttgtcggagttctaccagtaagaggcaaggaattcttttgtaattcttatattgctgaagattaatatattttccatctgtagaactggttttcccttaggggtttttccagggaccaTTGTccaaaatattgtgtccttgtgttgcttatttctttccgtatttttagtgaagttgcagttgtgttatttttcgatattcagctgtaaatttattttcagcagttaaataatttttatgagataggagattaataatcattgattgcaatagaatttctacaccTTGCCCATGCAGTAGTACTCCCTTGCAATTAGCATCAAGTTTCTATTCTATGATAAAGGAATTATAGTTTTGAGATCTAAAAATTAGTTCACCCATTTGTAGCTAAAATAAGGAAAGTTCAAGTTGAAGACCTTCTTCAACCATTTTTACTTATGAAGAAAGAATGGGATTTGAGGATTTTTATCAATTGGTGACACTGTTAAGGATTTTATAGTCTCATCTATGCATTGTTATAGATTTAAAGTACAAAATTCTATGTTCCTACAATGTTAGCTCTCCTAAAATATAATCTATAATCAGACATCATAAAAAAATGGCTTGTGGGGAAATTGTAGCTAATGATGATTTCATCAAGATAGAAGAGTTTAAGATGTATTTTATCAAGTTGAGAACTAGAGATAAGATATAAGATAGGATGAGAAGTTAAATTTTAGAAATGATTGATGATAAAACATACAACTAGCCTAGAGTGATCTAATAACTTTTGATATTAATATAGAATGGATGACACAAGTAAGCAAGGGAGAGTGTTAATAAGAGACAATGGATGCCTTCTCCTACCTAAGTGGAATGTAACCTCAACCATTTCCCTAGACATTATTATAAAGAAGCAAAGATAAGGGCAAATTATTTGAAAATGCTAAGAATGTAAAAAAATACAAAACTTAGTTAGGAAGGTTGATGATCTTTGAGAATGCAAAATGAACATACGAAAGAATATATCTGAAAATATAAGATGTTAAGCCCAAGTTGATCCAGATATCTATGAAATGACTTCCTTAGATAATCCCCATGAGAATAATCTATAAAAATGCTAGATAAGAACCAAAAGGATTACATGAGATTAGAACAACACAAAAATTTATAAAGCTATTAATATCATTTTTCTACATTCATGTCTAGGATATGACAATTTAAAAAGGAATGGATTAGGAAATTAAAAGTCTCGCTACCTCAAAGCTTCTAGCAATTAAGAATTTTGAAGGACATAATAAACAATTATGAATTTAGAAGGATGAATTTGATGGCCTTGCTACTTCTTTCTATAAAAGGAGTGGGTTACATCAAACTATTGTCAAACGCATCtttgaaagaaaaataattattGCAAATATAATCTTATACTTGAAATTCTTTTGAAATCAGTAATATATCTAAAATATTATGAAATTTATAGTTGTTATATATGATATATTATTCTAAAGAAAAGTTATGGATGAGTACATAGTTTCATTAAATAACCAAGTAAACTCATATAAACCTTACTTCGGAATACTTAGGAAAAGTATAGCTTGCGATTTAAAGAACCAAATAAGCGTAATATAGAGAGCAGGTATGTCCTCCTTTATATACCCAAGGAATTAGATAAGAAgaatcttaataaaaaataataatacttctttaaatgaaaataaataatatattaactTGAGCAATCAAGATTATGAGGCATAACACCATGGCTATGACGGCTACAGCACAGAGCTAAATAAATCAAGAATAAAAAATCGGATAACCATTTCGTAGAGAGCTCATCACATCAGCCAGGAAAGAAAGAGCAGATTTGAAATTGGTGAACGGGTGTATCGGTGAAGGCCAACCAACGGGTTGAGAGGGTCAACGCTTAGCCCCGTTTTCAGATTCCACACTCCACCACTTCGATCAACTCTAATCTTAAGCATACCACGTCAATATAAAACCCAATCAATACATTCTCCACACATCACAAATTTAGCATTGTTTTTCATGCGCAACTTCTCACTCACATCTAAATGGTGTTACCTGCTAATTGTATATGTTATATGTTTCTTTGTTGAACATCCAACTTTATATTAGTGGGGTTAGTGAAATAGAATCTCCATTTCAGAGGAATTGCAGGAAGCTACAGTGGATGCCAACGGAAAATGCTTGACGGCCAGGCTGCTGGTAGAAACTCTGCAGGGTATCAGTTTCGGCTTCGAGAACAACGATTTAAGGTTTGTCAAATATCCCATTGTAGGCTGCAGACAGCCGGGTCGTGTCTCAATTCCACAGAAGATTTGCTGCTCACAGCTTGTCCATGGGATCCTCGCATTGAGGGAGAATTCTTCCACCAGACTACCACGAAAATCAGCATGACCAAGATTTCAGACTTCATTACAGACATTAAGAAGCTGAGAGACCTGAATCCCTCTGGTCTGTGTGGAGTGGAGCTCTACAATGGAATTCTCGTGCGCTTTGTGAAGGCTTCCAGTGCTTATTTAGGAGTAAATGAGGATTCCGTGGACTTGGATTTCACATATTATCGATCTAAGGACCCCATGGTTCCTAGACTCGACGAGGACATGCTTGAAAAGATTGAGCAGATGGGTCTGTCTATGTATGGAGGCACTTCCCACTGGGGTAAGAACCGCAACATTGCATTTCAGGGGGTGTTAAAGAAGTATAAGAAAGGTGGAGAGTTTTTGAAAGCTATGAAAAAGTATGATCCAGAGGGATTGTTGTCGAATGAGTGGACTGATGGAATGCTGGGAATAGGAAAGGATGGGGTAGTTATAGACAAGGATGGTTGTGCTTTGGAAGGTTTGTATTTATGTACACAAGACAGGCACTGTGCTCCTCACAAAGGTTATTTTTGTAGGGCAGGAAGAGTGTACATCGATGCTACAGTCTCTAGATATGAAGGATAGACACAGTGGCTAGTATTTGCCGTTTAGATTTGTAATAGCAATTGAttatgtttttttcaaaaaattatgaaatagaagagattaataattttgtaatcataactttaattgttgaatgttaattataaatttaattgaatccTAAATTTAACGCATAATAATCCCTAACCTAAATTGAACACTAATCTTAATCCTTATCTTAACCCTATTTTAACTCTTATAAAAGTCCTGTCTCTAATTCCACTTATAACTTTAATCTTAATTGAATTGTATTCCAAACCTCtttgaatcctaaccataatttaaccctaacactaaatcaaAAGTTTTACCTATATACCTAATTGATCCTTAACTCTAACTCCAAGTTAACTTTATACCTAACCCTTATCCTAATTAAATTCTTACCCTAACCATGTTTGAACTATAACCATATTTTAACCCTAcctcaaaaatttattttataaccttaattaaacactaattgaatcatagtcctaatcctaattgaaccctactccTATTTAAACTCTAATACTAAGCTATagatctaaccctaattgaaatataaTCCTAACCCTTTTTGTAATAATAGTAATTGAATATGTTTTTTTACAAACAATTtgcaaatagaagagattaattaaaataattatataattaattataaaaaaataattttttaaagttttttcaaTTAGAATACTATAACTCttctaaaattttatatttatttgagaATGTGATTAGTACACTGATCATAGTAgtaaagaaaatttaaatatttactGTACCAAAAGAGATGAAAGTGGAACAATTTTTATCTATATTACAttgtattaatatttattatttcacaattaattaatagtcaattaattccagcattaaaatattttcaactaGCTTCAATAATAAAGGTAAAATTTATTTCTCATGGTAGTTACCTTGTAACATATATCAAATAAAACAAAAGTTTGGATTTATTATCAAATTTTTATATTACCAATTGCCTTAGGATAACTAAAATAaagctttaaaatatttaaagagatatagattctaaataattgaaaaagaaaattaaaccattctaaatattattttaatgacctaaaatttttcctaaaaaatttaaTGTAGAAAGTGGATCCGGGAAATCCgataataagatgcaaattatttgagccaattagattaaagaaaaacaatttctgtaatttgaaaacttaaaaatcatgcatcctaactattaaaaaattaaaataaaaacatggaagaaaaaATTCATtgatattgttggtgtaattatttattcttataggatataattacactttactgaagttgacttaagataatgcatctcatcgtagtttggatatgagacacttagggaagtgtgcacatagggatgatgcttgtaggagaaattccaccttttgtggtcttatcttgctgttatattccacattcaatgggtgatccacctcttgtggaatattatattatttctcctacctacccctactttttcttacctacccttgtttatcattgagctacatgtcatgattgtgtgctcacatatccatttggccttgcctatataagcatgcccatattcattgtattggttaatctagttgatcactttgcatattgatgagaatgctatttgttcttgtcaaactgttgtctctcttttgtgtgcctttcattgtgcccttgatcttggaaaaatctcacatggtattagagccattggggcttcattgattagttttgggagacatcttggaaggcttctaatttCATATATGAGGTATTGCacgttttggaggcatcctagtgTGTTTTCGAAATCACAATTGCATctgggaggtcgtttccataaaaatcaagtataaactcaTCCATATTtggcgaaagtcaaattttggatgttgaaggatttttttACCCAATTCAGGTAGTACGGTATggattttcaaaaaataatttttctctgcaaaaaaagataaaaataaaattatttccttTATTTAAAATTCGcaaattttttttgtattgaaaagtttcaaaaaaaataaaaattcatatattATTGTCGGGGGTGCCATTACCCACCCTCGACCTATATTGTCAGACCTGTGACTAGAGGTTGCACCAACCATACCTGATAGATTAGTGTCCTCCCAGCCCGACGACATGCGATGTCCTTTGGCCTTTGGCTCCCAACGGCAGCGTTCATCTGACTTGTCGACGATCACCTTCCCATCGACCCCCTCCACGGCTTCTAATGGCCCTGCCACAGCGACCTCTGGTAGCATCCGCCGGTCACTGCCGGCACCCACCATGACGCCGACCTGCCACGCGGGCTCCCGCTGACCTACCACACGAGCTCCCACAACCTCCCATTGGCGAGACCCACGTCCACCATGTGACAAATGGCCACTAGCCCGTGGGCTAGACACCTCTGTGCCATGTCATCTGGATAGTACAGTATGACTAATCCAATCAGTGCACCACGCCACTGTCAGTATATTGCCACGTTAGATTTCTGTACAGTCAACAGGGAGGTGCAATGGCCATTTTGACGggcatacgaccgtcaaatttaacatagttaATTGCTGATGTCAGCTTGCGTTAGCAcccttttgaaaattttagacccctctctatTGAGCAGTTTGAATTTTTTGGTCAATTTtcaaggcccataacttgctcaatttttcttctttttgggtacaatattttttcatttgggctaatttttcatgctctttgcagtggtgtgtttatttttttgattttggtgAACATGTTTTTCATAATTTTTGAATTCTCTCAATTGTACTTGTCCAATCtttaattttgcaacttcaaaggcttcgtttgggctcatacgacctccttttcaagtgtcatttttttaaagtgcatatttttttgtctactttcataatatgtcaTCAGTttgcagagattttgagtggatattgtactttcaaaaATTAGTCTTTTGTGGCttacttggtacttgtaaatttcttggatcttagtttagatctcttgcatttttaGTTTGAGTCTGCTTTGGCctctttgaggcagttgtaaagttgaaatcagaattccacttttccattttttgcaagtggcccattgtacatgcactaagtataaagtgtcaaatcatcattttgggggggttctttgattgagtgaatttggtggggtgtcttgtgtgattgtgcctctctttccttatgctctttcatttttgttgctatggtCCTCattaatttccacctttaactccacataactatgcatcttggaaaataaaagcatggagcaaactaatggaaaaaggactcatgcattacatagatggaacaatagtagcaccaactgatcctaaggctgatcctaatgctcaattacaatggctcactaaaaattgcatggctcttggaactttgtgtaatTATGTATCAGAtgtcctcatttttcacattgagaagtgttctacaatcaaagaagcttgggatatctttcagaaattatatggtcaagttgatgaaatcaaaggctataagattgacaatgagcttaccaacttggatcccaagagttttgatacaatcaaagattatgtcaccaaagaaaatgagctaagagcaaagcttaaggattgtggaattgacaaaaaatatgctcaattgatattcaacttgttggacaagctttcacctgaatatgcaacatttgtttctagcttccaaacccattgcttgatagtggggagttcatacactatgccttcatttgatgctttcatagaaatgttgatgttggaacaatctaagttgttgaacatggggattctcaagtcttcaaagtccaaggctttggtggctaatcaagggagtcaagggagtcaaggcaaagattccaataagaagaagaagaagcaatctaagtcaaagccacaacaggaaaaaggacaatcatcctctccatcacaaggtgatttttcatccttttCCAAGAAGGGGAATAAACCTAAGAAGgacaaaccaacttgtgcttattgcaagaagtatggtcacgaTGAGCATCAGTTccacaccaagaaagttgatgagtagacaaatctccttaagaagaacaacatcaatttgtcattcgcctacaacaagaaggattcatctccttccacttcctcatagtctaagggaaaagggaaagcctTTGTGGCTACAAgaggttcttcacaacagtggatacttgactcgggtgcctcttatcacatgggttctacaaaggagcagttttcttcattggagccatcaaaggtacctcacatttacataggtgatgatacacaagttgaggttgaagggaaatgtTCGGTTGTcgtggatgatggaacatttgagaatgttctttatgatcctaacttgtctaccaattttctctctatctaccaaatcactcactataggaaggggaaaaaggttgagcttacacctgatttagttgtggtaaaagaacttgataatgatggcttggtagtagtgggacaattCAATGACAACTCAaaactttattcattctcccactttgtaccaagttctccttctagggcctttcttactcattcaaatttagatagtaagctatggcatgaggggtttggtcacctcaactaccactatcttcagcatcTTAGCACTTAAGACATGGTCACAAGTGTATCTCGagtcaatttttcagagggtgtatgtttaggatgttccatgggaaagcatcttgaggagaagtttgataaagggaaagcttggaaagctatggaagttcttcaacttcttCACAATGATGTTGTAGgcccatttccatcaccttcatttagtagggccctctatgtcctcaccttcattgatgactgcTCCCACTTCGCTTGGGTCTATTTTATTGTTCATAAGAATGAAGTGTTTGAta is a genomic window of Cryptomeria japonica chromosome 7, Sugi_1.0, whole genome shotgun sequence containing:
- the LOC131074313 gene encoding probable truncated L-gulonolactone oxidase 7, mitochondrial, with product MLDGQAAGRNSAGYQFRLREQRFKVCQISHCRLQTAGSCLNSTEDLLLTACPWDPRIEGEFFHQTTTKISMTKISDFITDIKKLRDLNPSGLCGVELYNGILVRFVKASSAYLGVNEDSVDLDFTYYRSKDPMVPRLDEDMLEKIEQMGLSMYGGTSHWGKNRNIAFQGVLKKYKKGGEFLKAMKKYDPEGLLSNEWTDGMLGIGKDGVVIDKDGCALEGLYLCTQDRHCAPHKGYFCRAGRVYIDATVSRYEG